A region from the Methanofollis liminatans DSM 4140 genome encodes:
- a CDS encoding helix-turn-helix transcriptional regulator — protein sequence MYAHERSDCRIDPGQIGLYTTPATVRILVALVRGAQPPAHLAVITGCRRGETEPILRDLRQRGIVVHEWGRYRLTRSGELLAGRLLACASRLFQTLYGRSGSSLPPMPLVAEGVLDDIGRLTLPAYIEAFECPERADPEILAWMRSNGHISETDGAFSLTGKGRAYLTFLDRCSRTIATIDRFNEFFESHATSGVPEIAIKEIGDLINAGLVVDQPVSAEQGFAYYLEIIREAGWLHGVSNYSLPQIAAAIWERAVAGAEIELVITPELAGALWEEEIVKKGRDPAAFPTFRLYVSTVPVTVGLTVTDSALSFGLCNPDGTYDTVHDLVGRTEGAVRWGERLFRHYKEQAVPIEEYVATLR from the coding sequence ATGTACGCACACGAAAGGTCAGACTGCCGCATCGATCCCGGCCAGATCGGATTGTACACCACGCCGGCGACGGTCCGCATCCTTGTGGCGCTCGTGCGCGGCGCGCAGCCCCCGGCCCATCTCGCCGTCATCACCGGGTGCCGGCGGGGCGAGACCGAACCGATCCTCCGCGACCTCAGGCAGCGCGGGATCGTCGTCCATGAGTGGGGGCGCTACCGTCTCACCAGGAGCGGGGAACTCCTGGCAGGCCGGCTCCTCGCCTGCGCCTCCAGGCTCTTTCAGACGCTCTATGGCAGGTCAGGCTCATCCCTCCCGCCTATGCCCCTCGTCGCCGAGGGTGTGCTCGACGATATCGGCCGCCTGACCCTGCCCGCCTATATCGAGGCGTTCGAATGCCCGGAACGTGCAGACCCGGAGATCCTGGCGTGGATGCGCTCCAACGGCCATATCTCGGAGACGGACGGTGCCTTCTCCCTGACCGGGAAAGGCCGGGCCTACCTCACTTTCCTCGACCGCTGCAGCAGGACGATCGCCACCATCGACCGGTTCAACGAATTTTTCGAGAGCCATGCCACAAGCGGCGTCCCGGAAATCGCCATAAAAGAGATCGGAGACCTTATCAATGCCGGGCTGGTCGTGGACCAGCCGGTGAGCGCGGAGCAGGGGTTCGCGTATTACCTGGAGATCATCAGGGAGGCGGGATGGCTCCACGGGGTCTCGAACTATTCCCTGCCGCAGATCGCCGCGGCGATCTGGGAGCGGGCGGTCGCCGGGGCAGAGATCGAATTGGTGATCACGCCTGAACTTGCCGGCGCCCTCTGGGAGGAGGAAATCGTAAAAAAGGGGAGAGACCCCGCGGCCTTCCCCACCTTCAGGCTCTATGTCTCGACCGTCCCGGTCACGGTCGGGCTCACCGTCACCGACAGCGCCCTCTCCTTTGGACTCTGTAACCCTGACGGCACCTACGACACCGTGCACGACCTGGTCGGCAGGACCGAGGGGGCGGTGAGGTGGGGCGAGCGGCTCTTTCGGCATTACAAAGAACAGGCGGTGCCGATAGAGGAATACGTTGCGACGCTGCGCTGA
- a CDS encoding proline iminopeptidase-family hydrolase: MPVNVKKEGMDIPSEGFAPVPGGRVRYRIADADQNGIPLLVLHGGPGCTWDYLEPLSALEGGRPVIFYDQLGCGDSDRPDDPSLWTLERSVDELVAVREALGLDRLHILGQSWGTMLAVEYMLTRRPAGVVSLVLSAPCLSASRWAADGRRYLQNLPEEHRQAVLRAEETGVYDDPAYGEAMMAYYRRHLCRLDPWPACLTRSFERLNTEIYLQMWGPSEFTITGSLRDFERAERLHEIGVPALFTCGEFDEATPATTAYYHRMMPGSEIAVFEGASHEHHLEDTADYLRLVREFLAGAETAERLRV; encoded by the coding sequence ATGCCGGTGAACGTCAAGAAGGAAGGTATGGATATCCCTTCAGAGGGTTTTGCACCGGTGCCTGGCGGGCGGGTCAGGTACCGCATCGCCGATGCCGACCAGAACGGCATCCCCCTCCTCGTCCTCCACGGCGGCCCGGGGTGCACGTGGGATTACCTCGAACCCCTCTCCGCCCTCGAGGGCGGGCGGCCGGTGATCTTCTACGACCAGCTCGGCTGCGGCGACTCCGACCGGCCCGACGACCCCTCGCTCTGGACGCTGGAGCGCTCCGTCGACGAACTCGTCGCCGTCAGGGAGGCGCTCGGGCTCGATCGCCTCCACATTCTCGGCCAGTCCTGGGGGACGATGCTTGCCGTCGAATACATGCTCACGCGCCGCCCGGCCGGGGTGGTGAGCCTGGTGCTCTCCGCCCCCTGCCTCTCGGCCTCGCGCTGGGCAGCGGACGGGCGGCGCTACCTCCAGAACCTCCCTGAGGAGCACCGGCAGGCGGTCCTCCGCGCCGAGGAGACAGGCGTCTACGACGACCCCGCCTACGGGGAGGCGATGATGGCCTATTACCGCCGCCACCTCTGCCGCCTCGACCCCTGGCCGGCGTGCCTGACGCGGTCCTTCGAGCGCCTGAACACCGAAATATACCTGCAGATGTGGGGGCCGAGCGAGTTCACCATCACCGGCAGCCTCAGGGACTTCGAGCGCGCCGAACGCCTCCACGAGATCGGGGTCCCCGCCCTCTTCACCTGCGGGGAGTTCGACGAGGCGACCCCGGCGACGACGGCGTACTACCACCGCATGATGCCGGGATCGGAGATCGCCGTCTTCGAAGGGGCGTCGCACGAGCACCACCTGGAGGACACCGCCGACTACCTCCGTCTCGTCAGGGAGTTCCTCGCCGGGGCAGAGACGGCAGAAAGATTGAGGGTCTGA
- a CDS encoding helix-turn-helix transcriptional regulator, with product MQPESSWESARAQSDLIRLYCHPTILRLLVALGEGRQSAGKLSLIPGCGGCGAEEALRQLRYRWIVDQDENGYTLTNNGALLALRLRNLCGTLHRTRCGRGAHGLQPMPALFEEVQDDLIGITRPDSIHALRDPGSGRDETRAWLAERGFFAVTDGAASLSAEGAEMLESIERCIRTFEVIERFNSFFQIHSLDGMPESALATIDDLICADLICDVPVNFEQGLAYFYDVIRKADRLHGVSTWFLPQIAETIWERVTAGAEIELVITPDLAETLWNEEIVRKGRNPADFPNLRFYVCTIPVKVGLTVTDKALSLGLFLRDGKTYDRIHDLLCFTPEAVAWGERLFRHYRERSVPIEEFFSDAVRATGSCR from the coding sequence GTGCAGCCAGAGAGTTCATGGGAGAGTGCCCGCGCACAGAGCGATCTGATCAGGCTCTACTGCCACCCCACGATCCTGCGCCTCCTTGTTGCACTCGGCGAAGGACGGCAGAGTGCAGGCAAACTCTCCCTGATCCCCGGATGCGGCGGGTGCGGCGCAGAGGAAGCGCTCAGGCAGCTGCGCTACCGCTGGATCGTGGATCAGGACGAGAACGGCTATACCCTCACCAACAACGGCGCACTGCTCGCCCTGCGGCTCCGGAACCTCTGCGGGACCCTGCACCGAACACGCTGCGGCAGGGGAGCGCACGGCCTCCAGCCCATGCCCGCACTCTTCGAGGAGGTGCAGGACGACCTGATCGGGATCACGCGCCCGGACTCGATCCATGCGCTCAGGGATCCGGGATCGGGCAGAGACGAAACGAGGGCATGGCTCGCCGAACGGGGCTTTTTTGCCGTGACCGACGGGGCGGCGTCCCTGAGCGCAGAGGGCGCGGAGATGCTCGAATCCATCGAACGGTGCATCAGGACCTTCGAGGTGATCGAGCGGTTCAACTCCTTCTTCCAGATCCATTCCCTCGACGGCATGCCCGAATCCGCCCTCGCCACCATCGACGACCTGATCTGCGCCGACCTGATCTGCGACGTCCCGGTGAACTTCGAGCAGGGACTCGCCTATTTCTACGACGTGATCAGGAAGGCGGACCGCCTCCACGGGGTCTCGACCTGGTTCCTGCCGCAGATCGCCGAGACGATCTGGGAGCGCGTGACCGCCGGGGCAGAGATCGAACTGGTGATCACGCCTGACCTTGCGGAAACACTCTGGAACGAAGAGATTGTCAGGAAAGGACGAAACCCGGCCGACTTCCCGAACCTCAGGTTCTACGTCTGCACCATACCGGTGAAGGTCGGGCTCACCGTCACCGACAAAGCCCTTTCCCTGGGACTGTTTCTCAGGGACGGCAAAACCTACGATCGGATCCACGACCTCCTCTGTTTCACTCCCGAGGCGGTCGCCTGGGGCGAACGGCTCTTCAGGCATTACCGGGAGCGGTCGGTCCCAATCGAGGAGTTCTTTTCCGACGCGGTGCGGGCAACAGGTTCATGCCGGTGA
- a CDS encoding aconitase X — MFLESEEQQILNGEFGETRQQMMELLVGLGTVFGAERLVPIASAQVSGASYKTIGRWGLEWLQGLDARVAVPTVLNPIGMDRDRWREMGVPEEFAGKQEAVIDAYERLGIRLECTCTPYYLSNTHYGEHLAWAESSAVAYANSVIGARTNREGGPGALAAAIVGRTPYYGLHIFKNRQPSIGIAVDDPAAIKDAADYGALGYVAGKIVGNRIPLFSGIRPNRDHLKALGAAMAATGAVALYHVAGITPESRLPTFKAEVPETVEIRMAEVREVFSSIEVDAIAVGCPHLSPAEMETLAGLLEGKKVKKPFFVFAARGVIAGNRAAVERIERSGARVYADTCVVVSPALDRFDAIMVNSGKALAYVPTMCGAVARIGTMEECVAVATA, encoded by the coding sequence ATGTTTCTTGAGTCTGAAGAACAGCAGATCTTAAACGGCGAGTTCGGGGAGACCCGCCAGCAGATGATGGAGCTGCTCGTCGGTCTGGGCACCGTCTTCGGGGCCGAACGGCTCGTCCCAATCGCGAGCGCCCAGGTGAGCGGCGCCTCGTACAAGACGATCGGGCGCTGGGGGCTGGAGTGGCTGCAGGGGCTCGACGCCCGCGTGGCCGTGCCGACGGTCTTGAACCCGATCGGCATGGACCGCGACCGCTGGCGCGAGATGGGCGTGCCCGAGGAGTTCGCCGGGAAGCAGGAGGCGGTGATCGACGCCTACGAGCGCCTCGGGATCAGGCTCGAATGCACCTGCACCCCCTATTACCTCTCGAACACGCACTACGGCGAGCACCTCGCCTGGGCCGAGTCCTCGGCGGTCGCCTATGCGAACTCGGTCATCGGGGCGAGGACGAACCGCGAGGGAGGGCCCGGTGCCCTTGCAGCGGCGATCGTCGGCAGGACGCCGTATTACGGGCTGCACATCTTCAAGAACCGCCAGCCCTCGATCGGGATCGCCGTCGACGACCCGGCCGCCATAAAGGACGCCGCCGATTACGGGGCGCTCGGCTACGTGGCCGGGAAGATCGTCGGCAACCGCATCCCCCTCTTCTCCGGGATCAGGCCGAACCGCGACCACCTCAAGGCCCTCGGGGCGGCGATGGCGGCGACCGGGGCCGTGGCCCTCTACCACGTGGCCGGGATCACCCCCGAATCCCGCCTCCCGACCTTCAAGGCCGAAGTCCCGGAGACGGTCGAGATCAGGATGGCCGAGGTCAGGGAGGTCTTCTCCTCGATCGAGGTGGACGCGATCGCCGTCGGCTGCCCCCACCTCTCCCCGGCGGAGATGGAGACGCTCGCAGGTCTTCTCGAGGGAAAAAAGGTGAAAAAACCCTTCTTCGTCTTCGCCGCCCGCGGCGTGATCGCCGGGAACCGCGCCGCCGTCGAGCGGATCGAGCGGAGCGGGGCGCGGGTCTACGCCGACACCTGCGTCGTCGTCTCGCCGGCCCTCGACCGCTTCGATGCGATCATGGTGAACTCGGGCAAGGCCCTCGCCTACGTCCCCACGATGTGCGGGGCCGTGGCGCGGATCGGGACGATGGAGGAGTGCGTGGCCGTCGCCACGGCATGA
- a CDS encoding UbiD family decarboxylase, whose translation MRRFIEEMRERGLVDEIVEPVSTRFEAAQMAAKTDRILLFRDCGGKPAVMNLTAGRPALAAALGAEEKDLVKRLADASYSGRLNLMGTLEMHPVDLSEIPIMTFFPKDGGPYITAGIVFSRSGEVENASIHRMMVVGNDRVAARLVEGRHTDVMHREALAAGVRLPIAVVIGTHPAVTFASCTRVPEGKELAFAAELMGGELPVWECANGVLVPDAEIVLEGYIGTERAEEGPFVDITGTYDFERIQPVIEFTGMHTKPDPIYHSILPGGNEHKLLMGVPYEPRIYKAVAGVTSVRNVVLTTGGCGYLHAVVQIRKNTQGDGKNAIMAAFAAHTSLKHVVVVDEDINPFDMGDVEYAIATRVRGDRDLMVIAGVRGSSLDPCREGDGTNVKIGVDATMVLGEEEKFVRARWDA comes from the coding sequence ATGAGAAGGTTCATTGAAGAGATGCGGGAGCGCGGGCTGGTCGACGAGATCGTCGAACCGGTCTCCACCCGCTTTGAAGCGGCGCAGATGGCGGCAAAGACCGACCGGATCCTCCTCTTCCGCGACTGCGGGGGAAAACCGGCCGTAATGAACCTCACGGCGGGAAGGCCCGCCCTTGCGGCGGCGCTCGGGGCCGAGGAGAAAGACCTGGTGAAACGCCTCGCCGATGCCTCGTACAGCGGGCGGCTGAACCTGATGGGCACCCTTGAGATGCACCCGGTCGACCTCTCCGAGATCCCGATCATGACCTTCTTCCCGAAGGACGGCGGGCCCTATATCACGGCAGGAATCGTCTTCTCCCGCTCCGGCGAGGTGGAGAACGCCTCCATCCACCGGATGATGGTCGTAGGAAACGACCGTGTCGCCGCCCGCCTGGTCGAGGGCCGGCACACCGACGTGATGCACCGCGAGGCCCTCGCCGCAGGCGTTCGCCTGCCCATCGCCGTCGTCATCGGGACGCACCCGGCCGTCACCTTCGCCTCGTGCACCCGCGTCCCCGAGGGGAAGGAACTCGCCTTCGCCGCCGAACTGATGGGCGGCGAACTCCCGGTCTGGGAGTGCGCAAACGGGGTCCTGGTCCCTGACGCCGAGATCGTCCTCGAAGGCTACATCGGCACCGAACGGGCCGAGGAGGGGCCGTTCGTGGACATCACCGGCACCTACGACTTCGAGCGGATCCAGCCGGTGATCGAGTTCACCGGGATGCACACAAAACCCGACCCGATCTACCACTCCATCCTCCCGGGCGGCAACGAGCACAAACTCCTGATGGGCGTGCCGTACGAGCCGCGGATCTACAAGGCGGTCGCCGGGGTGACGAGCGTCCGGAACGTCGTGTTGACGACCGGGGGCTGCGGCTACCTCCACGCCGTCGTCCAGATCAGGAAGAACACTCAAGGGGACGGCAAAAACGCCATCATGGCAGCGTTTGCCGCCCATACCTCCCTCAAGCACGTCGTCGTCGTGGACGAGGACATCAACCCCTTCGACATGGGCGACGTGGAGTATGCGATCGCAACACGGGTGCGGGGAGACCGCGACCTGATGGTGATCGCCGGGGTGCGCGGCTCGTCCCTGGACCCCTGCCGCGAGGGGGACGGGACGAACGTGAAGATCGGGGTCGATGCCACGATGGTGCTCGGCGAGGAAGAGAAGTTCGTGCGGGCCAGGTGGGATGCCTGA
- a CDS encoding UbiX family flavin prenyltransferase gives MGKEYVIGVTGASGIVYARRLVEVLSAQARVHLVVSDIAREIAAFEGVSLAGFPVIEEDNRNLAAEIASGSFRYDGMAVVPCSMKSLASISTGLSDTLIARAADVCLKERRRCILVLREMPLSRVHLKNMLAADEAGATVMVASPPFYGRPQTVDDLVDMVVARILDHLGVEHDIGKRWSGYDDDEKVH, from the coding sequence ATGGGGAAAGAATATGTCATCGGGGTGACGGGCGCAAGCGGGATCGTCTACGCCCGCCGTCTCGTCGAGGTGCTCAGCGCACAGGCGCGGGTGCACCTGGTCGTCTCTGATATCGCACGGGAGATCGCCGCCTTCGAAGGCGTGAGCCTCGCAGGCTTTCCGGTGATCGAGGAGGACAACCGCAACCTCGCCGCCGAGATCGCCAGCGGGTCGTTCAGGTACGACGGGATGGCCGTCGTCCCGTGCTCGATGAAGAGCCTCGCCTCGATCTCGACCGGGCTCTCGGACACCCTCATCGCCAGGGCGGCCGACGTCTGCCTCAAGGAGCGGCGGCGGTGCATCCTGGTGCTGCGCGAGATGCCCCTCTCGCGGGTGCACCTCAAGAACATGCTCGCCGCCGACGAGGCGGGGGCGACGGTGATGGTGGCGAGCCCGCCCTTCTACGGGCGGCCGCAGACGGTCGACGACCTGGTGGACATGGTCGTCGCCCGGATCCTCGACCACCTCGGGGTCGAACACGATATAGGAAAACGATGGAGCGGATACGATGACGATGAGAAGGTTCATTGA